Proteins from a genomic interval of candidate division WOR-3 bacterium:
- a CDS encoding energy transducer TonB gives MEEIKLAVVVQQQGKRRHFVVEKDLIAIGKSEDCEIVIQEDVPGISDKQALFSYNGVNNSYELRIKPDVFRGWIKIGEDEVSVKDIALRAKVRKEGDQIILPLDPASRGRIQVGGTVIGYGFQSFAKPQERKTEGTGSAILTGWVEIIQGGRLKKYLVKNNQVFLAGNTPRSAVREPSIEKELKLFCSSDKRYVLTLVPGFNGVINKDGERIRIDEEYFVSNNILEKKFELGPGDRADLKYLNSFIVRLGVREEAVPREAVKSPLKPPEPEVKPQPIEKERGKPKWERFNNRPHDRLTIGEHTKDRKQFAIFDFTTVVFWVFWIIYSFTVRVEALNINIATAEETLKRLEESDLLDVSMSEDIESLRRGTLGMTTTGEGTGEGTSSGSGSGSGSGAGSGSGAGGGIGQGGQTSRVARGLRVLGVGSGPMTGPMGLGGGDASIQDLLAGGASLSGVSGGAASAAGGAGGLGGGVTGTVGVTGGTEISTGTATGGDLQHQRTAGVRGGTIADLTGSAATSGARDAADVRRAIVRYQGRLKYFYEKELEVNPSLQGKIVVRITISEEGFVSNASLVSSTLGLPSLEQQILSAISGWSFGPIDPGGGSFTFTVPFNFYSQ, from the coding sequence ATGGAAGAGATCAAACTTGCCGTAGTTGTTCAGCAGCAGGGCAAGCGGAGACATTTCGTCGTCGAGAAAGATCTCATCGCCATAGGAAAGAGCGAGGATTGCGAGATTGTGATACAGGAGGACGTTCCCGGGATTTCCGACAAACAAGCTCTTTTCTCATACAACGGCGTGAACAATTCATACGAACTGAGGATCAAGCCGGATGTATTCAGAGGATGGATAAAAATCGGCGAAGACGAGGTGTCTGTAAAGGACATAGCACTGCGTGCGAAGGTGAGAAAAGAAGGTGATCAGATAATTCTTCCTCTTGATCCCGCGAGCAGGGGAAGAATTCAGGTTGGCGGAACAGTAATCGGATACGGTTTTCAGTCTTTTGCCAAACCGCAGGAAAGAAAGACCGAGGGAACCGGTTCCGCAATTTTAACGGGGTGGGTTGAAATTATTCAGGGTGGCAGGTTGAAAAAGTACCTCGTCAAGAATAACCAGGTTTTTCTTGCGGGCAACACGCCCCGTTCAGCTGTCCGCGAACCTTCCATAGAAAAAGAACTCAAGCTGTTCTGTTCTTCTGACAAGCGTTACGTTTTGACCCTTGTCCCCGGTTTCAACGGAGTCATTAACAAGGATGGAGAAAGAATCAGAATTGACGAAGAGTATTTTGTTTCAAACAATATTCTGGAAAAGAAATTCGAACTCGGACCGGGAGACAGAGCCGACCTCAAATACCTGAACAGCTTCATAGTCAGGCTCGGAGTCAGGGAAGAAGCCGTTCCCAGGGAAGCGGTCAAGTCTCCTCTAAAACCTCCCGAACCGGAAGTAAAACCCCAGCCAATAGAAAAAGAACGGGGAAAACCGAAATGGGAGAGATTTAACAACAGGCCTCACGACAGGCTCACCATAGGAGAGCACACCAAGGACAGAAAGCAATTCGCAATATTCGATTTTACGACCGTGGTTTTCTGGGTCTTCTGGATAATATACTCTTTCACCGTAAGAGTTGAAGCGCTCAATATTAACATTGCCACCGCAGAAGAAACATTGAAAAGACTCGAAGAGAGCGATCTTCTCGACGTTTCTATGAGCGAAGACATAGAAAGCCTCAGGCGCGGAACCCTTGGAATGACTACGACCGGAGAGGGCACTGGAGAAGGAACATCCTCGGGTTCGGGTTCAGGATCCGGAAGCGGAGCGGGATCCGGAAGCGGGGCGGGAGGAGGCATCGGCCAGGGCGGGCAGACATCGAGAGTGGCCAGGGGACTGAGAGTTCTCGGCGTCGGATCGGGTCCGATGACCGGACCGATGGGACTCGGCGGCGGAGATGCGAGCATTCAGGATCTGTTGGCCGGAGGTGCTTCGTTGTCAGGCGTCTCCGGAGGAGCGGCTTCTGCGGCGGGGGGAGCAGGAGGACTCGGAGGAGGGGTCACCGGGACAGTTGGAGTCACAGGAGGCACGGAGATATCAACGGGCACTGCGACTGGAGGCGATCTTCAGCATCAGAGAACAGCGGGAGTCAGGGGAGGGACAATTGCCGACCTGACTGGTTCGGCGGCCACCTCGGGCGCGCGAGACGCCGCGGACGTTCGAAGAGCAATAGTCAGGTACCAGGGAAGGCTCAAATACTTTTACGAGAAGGAACTGGAAGTCAATCCTTCGCTTCAAGGAAAGATCGTCGTCAGAATAACGATTTCGGAAGAAGGCTTCGTGTCGAACGCATCGCTTGTCAGCAGCACTCTGGGTTTGCCCTCCTTGGAACAGCAGATATTGTCGGCGATAAGCGGATGGTCTTTCGGTCCGATAGATCCGGGAGGCGGATCATTCACCTTCACTGTTCCTTTTAATTTTTACAGCCAGTGA
- a CDS encoding PTS sugar transporter subunit IIA codes for MLKSANSKGVYSEMLKGVKAEPYGVILKALLDREKMNSFVLEGNIAFPHARINLISSPIVSVGISVGKDIPFPWQMENSISPVNFVYLLVLPTQEYYLHSSGKYVKYSDIVGELARFFKTVKTKKIMKKIKTAAQFVEFVEEYKNANE; via the coding sequence TTGCTAAAGTCTGCGAATTCTAAAGGCGTGTATTCGGAAATGCTCAAAGGCGTTAAGGCCGAACCATACGGCGTTATTCTCAAAGCGCTTTTGGACAGAGAAAAAATGAACTCTTTCGTTTTGGAAGGAAACATCGCCTTTCCGCACGCCAGAATCAATCTCATTTCTTCTCCTATTGTCTCGGTGGGTATTTCCGTGGGAAAAGACATACCTTTCCCCTGGCAGATGGAAAATTCAATTTCACCCGTTAACTTTGTTTACCTTCTCGTATTGCCTACTCAGGAGTATTACCTTCACTCTTCGGGAAAATATGTAAAATATTCCGACATCGTCGGCGAACTCGCTAGATTTTTTAAAACAGTAAAAACAAAAAAAATAATGAAAAAAATAAAAACCGCAGCCCAATTCGTCGAATTCGTCGAGGAGTATAAAAATGCCAATGAATGA
- a CDS encoding iron ABC transporter permease — protein MKTILTRKKFFFSFFLHAALAFGVLAAAPFIGSVDIGLSDILKEGVLREIFLNYRIPRALTAFFLGGALSLSGAVLQSTLKNPLVEPYTLGISSVSALGAYLAATYLSSLAFSGIFFSLVFSAVTTVFIYTASTRKKTFAIHDLVLAGITLSIFAGSTITFLRFVSNPFSAGTLDRWLTGSLAFSSWKTLAGTALFSVPLIFYTASKMNSYNCLYFADEISFSRGVNVQSLQKYSFLFVSLFVAGSVAFFGPIGFVGLIIPHIERNISGHDYRTMLPASFFSGAVFLSVADVICRKAVQPAELPVGIVTALLGAPFFLYLLLFNKSKENH, from the coding sequence TTGAAAACCATACTGACGCGCAAAAAATTTTTTTTCAGCTTTTTTCTGCACGCCGCACTTGCATTTGGCGTTCTCGCCGCCGCACCTTTTATAGGTTCAGTCGACATAGGACTGAGCGACATTTTAAAGGAGGGAGTATTAAGGGAAATATTTCTAAATTACAGGATCCCGAGAGCCCTGACTGCATTCTTCCTCGGCGGCGCTCTTTCGCTGTCAGGAGCCGTCCTCCAAAGCACCTTAAAAAATCCTCTGGTAGAGCCCTACACTCTCGGAATCAGCAGTGTGTCGGCTCTCGGGGCTTATCTGGCGGCGACATATTTATCTTCCCTCGCCTTTTCCGGGATATTCTTTTCTCTTGTATTTTCAGCCGTCACTACTGTTTTTATTTATACTGCGTCCACGAGAAAGAAAACCTTTGCGATACACGACCTCGTTTTGGCCGGCATAACTTTAAGCATTTTCGCCGGATCTACAATAACGTTTTTGCGTTTCGTTTCGAATCCTTTTTCGGCAGGAACTCTGGACCGCTGGCTGACCGGATCTCTCGCTTTTTCAAGCTGGAAAACTCTCGCCGGAACAGCGCTTTTCTCTGTTCCCCTGATTTTTTACACCGCGTCAAAAATGAACTCATACAACTGCCTTTATTTCGCAGACGAAATAAGCTTTTCAAGAGGAGTGAACGTCCAGTCCCTGCAGAAGTATTCTTTTCTTTTCGTGAGCCTGTTCGTAGCAGGGTCCGTCGCTTTTTTCGGTCCCATTGGATTCGTCGGATTAATAATCCCGCACATAGAAAGGAATATTTCCGGACACGACTACAGAACTATGCTGCCGGCTTCTTTTTTTTCAGGTGCCGTGTTTTTATCAGTCGCAGACGTAATCTGCAGAAAAGCCGTTCAGCCTGCAGAACTGCCGGTCGGAATAGTAACGGCTCTTTTGGGCGCCCCTTTTTTCCTGTATCTTCTCTTGTTTAATAAAAGTAAAGAAAATCATTGA
- a CDS encoding ABC transporter ATP-binding protein: MLKIERACFSYGRNFSLREIDLHVKKGSLTALIGPNGSGKSTLLKIAVGYSRPDEGNVIFLGSDIGKIPTREKSKLISYLPQFTAYELPFTVEQTVFMGRFPWLGSLGFAGKGDFLPLKEIMQEFSLTDIAGRKFQTLSGGERQRTMIAASLAQSAVFLALDEPTASLDISHQIEIYRKLRRLSDCGTTILMASHNITLAGVYSDEIVVLKEGRLAAKGKPREIIDEKTVRSVFGEELALVYEDGVPLIFPRPS, from the coding sequence ATGCTGAAGATTGAAAGAGCCTGTTTTTCCTACGGCAGGAATTTCTCGCTTCGGGAAATCGATCTTCATGTAAAAAAAGGCTCGTTGACCGCCTTAATAGGTCCTAACGGCAGCGGGAAAAGCACTCTTCTCAAAATAGCCGTCGGTTATTCCAGGCCCGACGAGGGAAACGTGATTTTCCTCGGGTCCGACATAGGAAAGATACCCACCCGTGAAAAATCCAAACTGATCTCGTACCTGCCTCAGTTCACCGCGTATGAACTTCCTTTCACCGTAGAGCAAACCGTTTTCATGGGACGTTTTCCATGGCTCGGAAGTTTGGGATTCGCCGGTAAAGGAGACTTCTTGCCTTTAAAGGAGATTATGCAGGAATTCAGCCTTACAGATATCGCGGGAAGAAAATTTCAGACCTTGAGCGGAGGAGAGCGCCAGAGGACGATGATAGCCGCAAGCCTCGCTCAGAGCGCGGTGTTCCTCGCACTCGACGAACCGACCGCCTCTCTCGACATTTCCCATCAGATAGAAATATATAGAAAACTCAGACGACTTTCCGACTGCGGAACAACCATCCTCATGGCAAGTCACAACATTACTTTAGCCGGAGTCTATTCCGACGAAATAGTAGTCCTCAAAGAGGGAAGATTGGCTGCAAAAGGAAAACCCCGCGAGATCATTGACGAAAAAACAGTACGCTCGGTTTTCGGCGAAGAATTGGCGCTTGTTTACGAAGACGGAGTCCCTCTAATATTCCCGAGGCCGAGTTGA
- a CDS encoding ABC transporter substrate-binding protein, giving the protein MEFDKIVILGPNLTEITASLGCSKYIIGIDDWSDEKLAGSGAVRVGGILDPNLELIAYLEPDAVFVAGNPEQFRTFLSQYSIQVFGFNVEDTSGIIEAVQKIAEILGCSEEGERLISSIRAEVKEIAYRPAAFRPKVIVAITSEISSPEKFMSANGKTFLGEIISIAGGDNVLKDNPVLYPEISREAVILLDPDVIIELRPASRSGIFDSLEITGRWANSYPGVSAIVNGNVHVCFSEKILVPGPDFPESAKLIRRIIERAVHAED; this is encoded by the coding sequence ATGGAATTCGATAAAATCGTAATTCTCGGCCCAAATCTGACCGAAATTACCGCTTCCCTCGGCTGTTCGAAATATATAATCGGCATAGACGACTGGTCGGATGAAAAACTCGCCGGTTCCGGAGCCGTCAGAGTCGGGGGCATACTTGATCCGAATCTTGAACTTATAGCATACCTCGAACCTGACGCAGTTTTTGTCGCCGGAAATCCCGAACAATTCAGAACTTTTCTTTCTCAGTACTCCATCCAGGTTTTCGGTTTTAACGTGGAGGACACCTCCGGAATAATCGAAGCCGTCCAAAAAATAGCGGAAATTCTCGGTTGCAGTGAAGAAGGCGAACGCCTCATCTCTTCTATCAGAGCTGAAGTGAAAGAAATAGCGTATCGTCCCGCCGCGTTTCGGCCCAAAGTAATCGTCGCCATAACTTCTGAAATCTCATCTCCCGAGAAATTCATGTCAGCTAACGGAAAAACTTTTCTCGGTGAGATCATCTCTATCGCGGGAGGTGACAACGTCCTGAAAGACAATCCGGTTCTCTATCCCGAAATCTCCAGGGAGGCCGTTATACTTCTCGATCCCGACGTCATTATCGAACTCAGACCTGCAAGCCGTTCTGGAATTTTTGACTCCCTTGAAATAACCGGCAGATGGGCAAATTCCTATCCCGGCGTCAGCGCAATCGTAAACGGAAACGTTCATGTTTGTTTCAGCGAAAAAATTCTTGTTCCGGGTCCCGACTTCCCTGAATCCGCGAAACTAATAAGACGAATAATCGAAAGAGCCGTTCATGCTGAAGATTGA
- a CDS encoding cob(I)yrinic acid a,c-diamide adenosyltransferase, which yields MSRQNKGLFQIYTGNGKGKTTAAIGLAVRAAGAGFKVYIGHFLKGLRYSEHSSLEKFSGQIFFDLYGGKDFIDLTSPSEADFERAENGLYMAEENLFRGGFDLVILDEINIAAHFGLIEMKRAVGLIENKPENTELLFTGRYAPGEFIEKAHLVTVMEEVKHYFRDGVEARTGIEM from the coding sequence ATGAGCAGACAAAATAAAGGACTTTTTCAAATATACACGGGAAACGGCAAAGGTAAAACTACAGCCGCAATAGGCCTGGCCGTTCGAGCTGCGGGGGCGGGATTTAAAGTTTACATCGGACACTTCCTGAAAGGCCTTCGTTATTCAGAGCATTCTTCTCTCGAAAAATTTTCGGGTCAGATTTTTTTTGACCTTTACGGTGGAAAGGATTTTATAGACCTCACGTCCCCTTCCGAAGCTGATTTCGAAAGAGCGGAAAACGGTTTGTACATGGCCGAAGAAAATCTTTTCAGAGGCGGATTCGATCTCGTCATTCTGGACGAAATCAACATCGCCGCTCATTTCGGCCTAATCGAAATGAAAAGAGCTGTAGGTCTGATAGAAAATAAACCGGAAAACACAGAACTGCTTTTCACCGGAAGATATGCGCCAGGGGAATTCATAGAAAAAGCGCACCTCGTCACTGTCATGGAGGAAGTCAAACATTATTTCCGGGACGGCGTTGAAGCCAGAACCGGTATAGAGATGTGA